The Ahaetulla prasina isolate Xishuangbanna chromosome 4, ASM2864084v1, whole genome shotgun sequence genome has a window encoding:
- the RNF113A gene encoding E3 ubiquitin-protein ligase RNF113A encodes MAEAQPVCSFLFKKRRSAPGRAQRKRPSSDQDPGSSSDEGSTVVRKERRKEVSNPMIQKTKKSMKTKTSYGSSSSDDDNKPEGIGIAYKSTRSAKPVGPEDMGATAVYELDTEKDKDAQAIFERSQEIQKELQGKEDDKIYRGINNYQKYVKPKDTSMGNASSGMVRKGPIRAPEHLRATVRWDYQPDICKDYKETGFCGFGDSCKFLHDRSDYKHGWQIERELDEGRYGLNDDENYEVSSDEDELPFKCFICRSSFKNPVVTKCKHYFCENCALQHYRKSQRCYVCDKQTNGVFNPAKELLTKLEKHKAEESPLEDAGQQD; translated from the exons ATGGCGGAGGCTCAGCCTGTTTGTAGCTTCCTCTTCAAAAAGCGTCGCTCCGCGCCCGGGAGAGCTCAACGTAAGAGGCCGAGCAGCGACCAGGACCCCG GTAGCAGCAGTGATGAAGGCAGCACTGTAGTCAGGAAGGAGAGACGAAAGGAAGTTTCCAACCCCATGATTCAGAAG ACGAAGAAAAGTATGAAAACAAAGACTTCCTATGGGTCAAGCAGTAGTGATGATGATAACAAACCTGAAGGAATTGGAATTGCATATAAATCAACACGATCTGCG AAACCTGTGGGTCCGGAGGACATGGGTGCAACAGCTGTATATGAACTGGACACAGAGAAAGATAAAGATGCCCAAGCCATTTTTGAACGCAGCCAggaaatccagaag gaACTTCAAGGAAAGGAAGACGATAAGATTTATCGAGGAATTAATAATTATCAAAAGTACGTAAAACCAAAAGATACATCCATGGGAAATGCTTCTTCAGGCATGGTAAG GAAGGGACCAATCCGAGCCCCAGAACATCTCAGGGCCACTGTCAGGTGGGATTACCAGCCTGATATATGTAAAGACTACAAGGAAACTGGGTTTTGTGGCTTTGGAG ATAGCTGCAAATTTCTGCATGACCGATCAGATTATAAACATGGGTGGCAAATTGAGCGGGAATTGGATGAGGGACGCTATGGACTTAATG ATGATGAAAATTATGAAGTAAGTAGTGATGAAGATGAACTGCCTTTCAAGTGTTTTATTTGCAGAAGCTCCTTCAAGAATCCTGTGGTAACCAA GTGTAAACATTACTTTTGTGAAAACTGTGCCCTACAACATTATCGCAAGTCTCAGCGATGTTATGTATGTGACAAACAGACTAATGGTGTCTTCAATCCAGCCAAAG AATTGTTAACGAAACTGGAAAAGCATAAGGCTGAAGAAAGTCCCCTTGAAGATGCTGGACAGCAAGATTAG